The following proteins are encoded in a genomic region of Mycolicibacterium rutilum:
- a CDS encoding pyrimidine reductase family protein has translation MADTAAAAQFTVLAPEEAAIDGADARLVDLYAYPDDLTTYRVRGNMITSVDGGATADGKTGALGAAGDRTVFEQMRYAADVILVGASTVRTENYSGAQVPLAQRSARQARGQAEVPPIAVITRSGRLDPDTLFFTRTEVAPLVLTCTAAHADTRARLGGVAEVIDASGSSAEDVDPATALQALADRGLRRVLTEGGPGILGLLIAHDLLDELCLTVAPFLVGGAAPRIASGPGEVLTRMRPAHVLTDDDGYLYLRYTR, from the coding sequence ATGGCCGATACCGCCGCTGCGGCGCAGTTCACAGTGCTGGCACCCGAGGAGGCCGCGATCGACGGCGCCGATGCGCGGCTGGTCGACCTCTACGCCTACCCCGACGACCTGACGACCTACCGGGTGCGCGGCAACATGATCACCAGCGTCGACGGCGGCGCAACCGCCGACGGCAAGACCGGCGCGCTGGGCGCCGCCGGTGACCGCACCGTGTTCGAGCAGATGCGCTACGCCGCCGACGTGATCCTCGTCGGCGCATCGACCGTGCGCACCGAGAACTACTCCGGTGCGCAGGTCCCGCTCGCCCAGCGCAGCGCCCGCCAGGCCCGCGGGCAGGCCGAGGTGCCGCCGATCGCGGTCATCACCCGCTCGGGCCGCCTCGATCCCGACACCCTGTTCTTCACCCGCACCGAGGTCGCGCCGCTGGTCCTGACGTGCACGGCCGCCCACGCCGACACCCGCGCCCGGCTCGGCGGGGTCGCCGAGGTCATCGACGCGTCCGGGTCCAGCGCTGAGGACGTCGACCCGGCAACCGCGCTGCAGGCGCTGGCCGACCGCGGGCTGCGGCGGGTGCTGACCGAGGGCGGCCCGGGAATCCTGGGGCTCCTGATCGCTCACGACCTGCTCGATGAGCTGTGCCTGACGGTGGCGCCGTTCCTGGTCGGCGGCGCCGCACCGCGGATCGCCTCCGGTCCCGGCGAGGTGCTGACCAGGATGCGCCCGGCCCACGTGCTCACCGACGACGACGGTTACCTGTACCTGCGCTACACCCGCTAG
- a CDS encoding alpha/beta fold hydrolase yields the protein MQRRGQLVRVLSLATVAAVVAACSPGLAANPRFATNSGAGPQGEPPPTQQASGPPPIEKPKNDMEWRDCTSRVFGDASVPPLPGVTLDCASYDADLDPINGASGSVSIGVVRARGPQTPEDAGPLVMTTGTDLPSSLQLPVWLSRSGADVLNTRPVVAVDRRGLGMSGALDCRDLFDRQEMLDQAQFQAGDDPVANLGAIVQTATTSCTDSIAPGDSAYDNSHAAEDLERLRSTWDVPTLALLGIGNGAQVALAYAGSHPNKVARLVLDSPLPLGIAAEAAMEQRVKGEQAALDAWAAQCAATNCPLGGDAKGAVDAVLSAAREGRGPNGAAVATVANAISTALAYPRGDRIASGNALAAAIAAARSGDTNPLTDLITEAESLRDTDGQFVNGCSDSLNRPTPDRVRELVVAWNKLYPQFGTVGALNLVDCLNWPSGTPPEEPKNLKIPVLLLGTHNDPIVGNEGVAAVAATAINAGSPNRRVMWQGIGHGASIYSPCALPPVLGYVDSGKLPETDTFCPA from the coding sequence ATGCAACGGCGTGGTCAGCTGGTCCGGGTTCTGAGCCTGGCAACCGTGGCGGCGGTCGTCGCGGCCTGCTCACCGGGGTTGGCCGCCAACCCGCGCTTCGCCACCAACTCCGGCGCGGGCCCGCAGGGCGAGCCGCCGCCCACCCAGCAGGCCAGCGGTCCCCCGCCGATCGAGAAGCCCAAGAACGACATGGAGTGGCGCGACTGCACGTCGCGAGTCTTCGGCGACGCGTCGGTGCCGCCGTTGCCCGGCGTGACGCTGGACTGCGCCAGCTACGACGCCGACCTCGACCCGATCAACGGGGCGTCGGGGTCGGTGAGCATCGGCGTGGTCCGCGCCCGCGGCCCGCAGACCCCCGAGGACGCCGGCCCGCTGGTGATGACGACCGGCACCGACCTGCCGTCGTCGCTGCAGCTGCCTGTATGGCTGTCACGCTCGGGCGCCGACGTGCTCAACACCCGCCCGGTCGTCGCCGTCGACCGCCGCGGCCTCGGCATGTCCGGTGCGCTGGACTGCCGCGACCTGTTCGACCGCCAGGAGATGCTCGACCAGGCGCAGTTCCAGGCCGGCGACGACCCGGTGGCCAACCTCGGCGCCATCGTGCAGACCGCGACGACCAGCTGCACCGACAGCATCGCCCCCGGCGACTCGGCCTACGACAACTCGCACGCCGCCGAGGACCTCGAACGGCTGCGCAGCACCTGGGACGTGCCGACGCTGGCGCTGCTCGGCATCGGCAACGGCGCCCAGGTCGCCCTCGCCTACGCGGGTTCGCACCCCAACAAGGTCGCGCGGCTGGTGCTCGACTCGCCGCTGCCGCTCGGCATCGCCGCCGAGGCCGCGATGGAGCAGCGCGTGAAGGGCGAACAGGCCGCGCTCGACGCGTGGGCCGCCCAGTGTGCGGCGACGAACTGCCCGCTGGGCGGCGACGCCAAGGGCGCCGTCGACGCGGTGCTGTCCGCCGCCCGCGAGGGCCGCGGACCCAACGGCGCCGCCGTCGCCACCGTCGCCAACGCCATCTCGACCGCGCTGGCCTATCCGCGCGGCGACCGCATCGCCTCGGGCAACGCCCTGGCCGCCGCGATCGCCGCCGCCCGCAGCGGCGACACCAACCCGCTCACCGACCTGATCACCGAGGCCGAAAGCCTACGCGACACCGACGGCCAGTTCGTCAACGGCTGCAGCGACTCGCTGAACCGCCCGACGCCCGACCGGGTGCGCGAACTCGTGGTCGCCTGGAACAAGCTCTACCCGCAGTTCGGCACCGTCGGCGCGTTGAACCTCGTCGACTGCCTCAACTGGCCCAGCGGCACCCCGCCGGAGGAGCCGAAGAACCTCAAGATCCCGGTGCTGCTGCTGGGCACGCACAACGACCCGATCGTCGGCAATGAAGGTGTCGCCGCGGTCGCCGCCACCGCCATCAACGCCGGCTCGCCCAACCGGCGGGTGATGTGGCAGGGCATTGGACACGGCGCGTCGATCTACTCGCCGTGCGCGCTGCCGCCGGTGCTCGGCTACGTCGACAGCGGCAAACTGCCTGAGACCGACACGTTCTGCCCGGCCTGA
- the aftC gene encoding arabinofuranan 3-O-arabinosyltransferase has product MPTQVRYGAVVRDLVTAPFRPRTSPPDVATVLKLILWPLAILFIIHRSYVLATNGYITDDYGPVYRAVVNFKMGWDIYNEHFNHVDPHYLYPPGGTLLMAPFGYLPVDASRYWFITFNTIAIVLAAYFLIRLFDFDHRSVALPALLAAMFCTESVINTLVFGNINGCILLAEVLFFRWLLDGKRNHEWLAGAAIGLTLVVKPLLAPLLLLPLLNRQWRALVGAVAVPLVFNVAAWPLISDPMSFFTRTVPYIMTTRDYFNSSIVGNGTYYGLPTWLMLLLRIAFAVIAIISLWLLYKYYRTRDPLFWMATSSGVLLITSFLVLSLGQGYYSMMLFPFLMTVVLKNSVLRNWPAWLAIYGFMSADRWLLGHWPSTGRFLEYMKFTYGWSLMLVVVFSVLYFRYLDAKAEGRLDGGIDPVWMTTKAPPEPEASTAPAKPTAPPIS; this is encoded by the coding sequence ATGCCCACACAGGTCCGGTACGGTGCGGTCGTGCGCGATCTTGTGACCGCCCCATTCCGGCCCCGGACGTCGCCGCCCGACGTGGCGACGGTGTTGAAGCTCATCCTGTGGCCGCTGGCGATCCTGTTCATCATCCACCGCAGCTACGTGCTCGCCACCAACGGCTACATCACCGACGACTACGGGCCCGTCTACCGGGCGGTCGTCAACTTCAAGATGGGCTGGGACATCTACAACGAGCACTTCAACCACGTCGACCCGCATTACCTCTATCCGCCAGGCGGCACGCTGCTGATGGCACCGTTCGGGTACCTGCCCGTCGACGCCTCGCGGTACTGGTTCATCACGTTCAACACGATCGCGATCGTGCTGGCCGCCTACTTCCTGATCCGGCTGTTCGATTTCGACCACCGCTCGGTGGCGCTGCCCGCGCTGCTGGCGGCGATGTTCTGCACCGAAAGCGTGATCAACACACTGGTTTTCGGCAATATCAACGGCTGCATCCTGCTGGCCGAGGTGCTGTTCTTCCGCTGGCTGCTCGACGGCAAACGCAACCACGAGTGGCTGGCCGGTGCGGCGATCGGGTTGACGCTGGTGGTCAAACCGCTGCTGGCCCCGCTGCTGTTGCTGCCGCTGCTGAACCGGCAGTGGCGCGCGCTCGTCGGCGCCGTCGCGGTGCCGCTGGTGTTCAACGTCGCGGCGTGGCCGCTGATCAGCGACCCGATGAGCTTCTTCACCCGCACCGTGCCCTACATCATGACGACCCGTGACTATTTCAACAGCTCCATCGTCGGCAACGGCACCTACTACGGGTTGCCGACCTGGCTGATGCTGTTGCTGCGCATCGCTTTTGCGGTGATCGCGATCATCTCGCTGTGGCTGCTGTACAAGTACTACCGCACCCGCGACCCCCTGTTCTGGATGGCGACGTCGTCGGGCGTGCTGCTGATCACGTCGTTCCTGGTGCTCTCGCTGGGCCAGGGCTACTACTCGATGATGCTGTTCCCGTTCCTGATGACGGTGGTGCTGAAGAATTCGGTGCTGCGCAACTGGCCGGCGTGGCTGGCGATCTACGGGTTCATGAGCGCGGACCGCTGGCTGCTCGGCCACTGGCCGTCGACCGGGCGGTTCCTCGAGTACATGAAGTTCACCTACGGGTGGAGTTTGATGCTCGTGGTCGTGTTCTCGGTGCTGTACTTCCGCTATCTGGACGCCAAGGCCGAGGGCCGGCTCGACGGCGGCATCGACCCGGTATGGATGACGACGAAGGCGCCGCCCGAGCCGGAGGCGTCGACCGCGCCGGCGAAGCCCACCGCACCGCCGATTAGCTAA
- a CDS encoding oxidoreductase family protein gives MPKIPVDPSSITADWLSQALRADVRTADIEQIAVGVGLLGRLFRVRLTGIDVPESVVIKMPTLDARARSVLCEDLGLYQREIRFYQEIGLSNPLRPARPYFAAIDETTHDFVLVLEDVGHRRRADQITGCAASDAETVIDAIAAHHAHWWNSDQLASLTWLTTLCEPPFSGSTVASYQASWPEFLGRFGDELSPETRAFGERFLSLMPWLMAEISRPPNTFLHGDLRLDQLFFAAEPGDPPLTALDWQLSTKGRGAYDLAYFISQSLTTDTRRACERQLLSRYAERLVEAGIDYAHEKLSRDYRLATAWCFAYPVLAVGQIDVVNDRQRDLLRAMTHNAAAAAEDHDAFSLRPD, from the coding sequence GTGCCGAAGATTCCGGTCGACCCGTCGTCGATCACTGCCGACTGGCTCAGCCAGGCCCTACGCGCCGACGTGCGCACCGCCGACATCGAGCAGATAGCGGTCGGGGTCGGGCTGTTGGGTCGGCTGTTCCGGGTCCGGCTCACCGGCATCGATGTGCCGGAGTCCGTCGTGATCAAGATGCCGACACTCGACGCACGCGCCCGGTCGGTGCTGTGCGAGGACCTGGGGCTGTACCAGCGCGAGATCCGCTTCTACCAGGAGATCGGCCTGTCGAATCCGCTGCGCCCGGCGCGGCCCTACTTCGCGGCGATCGACGAGACGACGCACGATTTCGTGCTGGTCCTCGAAGACGTCGGGCACCGTCGGCGCGCTGATCAGATCACGGGTTGCGCGGCGTCCGACGCGGAGACAGTGATCGACGCGATCGCCGCTCACCACGCTCACTGGTGGAACAGCGACCAGTTGGCCTCCCTGACATGGTTGACGACACTGTGCGAGCCGCCGTTCTCAGGCAGCACCGTGGCCAGTTACCAGGCCTCATGGCCCGAGTTCCTCGGCCGTTTCGGCGACGAGCTCTCGCCCGAGACGCGGGCGTTCGGCGAACGTTTTCTCTCGCTGATGCCGTGGTTGATGGCCGAGATATCGCGTCCCCCAAACACTTTCCTCCACGGCGACTTGCGTCTGGACCAGCTGTTCTTCGCCGCCGAGCCCGGCGATCCGCCGTTGACCGCTCTCGACTGGCAGCTCAGCACGAAGGGACGCGGCGCCTACGACCTCGCCTATTTCATCAGCCAGAGTTTGACGACCGACACACGCCGCGCCTGCGAACGGCAGTTGCTCTCGCGGTACGCCGAACGGCTGGTCGAAGCTGGAATCGATTACGCCCATGAGAAGTTGAGCCGCGACTACCGGCTGGCCACCGCCTGGTGTTTCGCATACCCAGTGCTGGCTGTCGGCCAGATCGACGTCGTCAACGATCGACAGCGCGACCTGCTCCGCGCCATGACGCACAATGCCGCGGCCGCCGCCGAAGACCACGACGCGTTCTCGCTGCGACCGGACTGA